Proteins encoded in a region of the Bradyrhizobium sp. CB3481 genome:
- a CDS encoding DUF4142 domain-containing protein, whose amino-acid sequence MFIRLSAAIAALSLLGSAALAQGAKPTDPQIAHIAYTAGVIDINAAKQAIAKASNKDVKSFAEDMVRDHEAVNKQALDLVKKLKVTPEDNDTSKTLSKQATEKLAELDKLKGAEYDKAYVANEVAYHKAVNGALETQLIPSASNAELKSLLQTGLKIFQGHQQHAEQVAAKLK is encoded by the coding sequence ATGTTCATTCGATTGAGCGCGGCGATTGCCGCGTTGAGCCTGCTCGGCAGCGCCGCGCTGGCGCAGGGCGCAAAGCCCACCGATCCACAGATCGCGCATATCGCCTATACCGCCGGGGTGATCGACATCAACGCAGCCAAACAGGCGATCGCCAAAGCCAGCAATAAGGACGTCAAGTCGTTCGCGGAAGACATGGTGCGCGACCACGAGGCGGTAAACAAGCAGGCGCTCGACCTCGTCAAGAAGCTGAAGGTGACGCCGGAGGACAACGACACCAGCAAGACGCTGTCCAAGCAGGCCACCGAGAAGCTCGCCGAGCTCGACAAGCTGAAGGGCGCCGAATACGACAAGGCCTATGTCGCCAACGAGGTGGCCTACCACAAGGCCGTCAACGGCGCGCTGGAGACGCAGCTGATTCCATCCGCCAGCAATGCCGAGCTGAAGAGCCTGCTGCAGACCGGCCTGAAGATTTTTCAGGGCCACCAGCAGCACGCCGAACAAGTCGCCGCCAAGCTGAAGTAG
- a CDS encoding cupredoxin domain-containing protein, which translates to MRRECYLPVMAALLFGAVAIPAQAATIQITAADMVFAPSEVSAKLGDTVEWINKDVLVHTATARNGDFDVMMPAKKTVTSVLKKAGTIEYYCRFHPNMKAVLTIAP; encoded by the coding sequence ATGCGCCGGGAATGCTATCTGCCGGTCATGGCCGCACTGCTGTTCGGCGCGGTGGCGATCCCGGCGCAGGCGGCGACGATCCAGATCACAGCGGCCGATATGGTGTTCGCGCCATCAGAGGTTTCCGCCAAGCTCGGCGATACCGTCGAATGGATCAACAAGGACGTTCTCGTGCACACCGCGACTGCGCGCAACGGCGACTTCGACGTGATGATGCCGGCGAAGAAGACGGTGACGTCCGTGCTGAAAAAGGCCGGCACAATCGAATATTACTGCCGCTTTCATCCGAACATGAAGGCGGTGCTGACGATCGCACCGTAG